In Sorghum bicolor cultivar BTx623 chromosome 8, Sorghum_bicolor_NCBIv3, whole genome shotgun sequence, one genomic interval encodes:
- the LOC8064596 gene encoding 2'-deoxymugineic-acid 2'-dioxygenase, with amino-acid sequence MEKMLHAAPVHATLPECFIFPSDKLPQAKSTSGAVSLPIIDLSLGRDEVRRAILHAGKEIGFFQVVNHGVSLEAMRDMEAVCQEFFALPAEDKAGLYSEDTGKATRIYSSTMFDTGAEKYWRDCLRLACSFPDVGDSPRGWPDKPARLREVVERFTAQTRGLGMHILRLLCEGLGLRPDYLDGDISGGDVVLHVNHYPPCPDPTATLGLPPHCDRNLLTLLLPSMVRGLEVSYNGDWIKVDPVAGAFVVNFGCQLEVVTNGTLKSIEHRVMTNLGVARTTVATFIMPTTDCLIGPAAEFLSDDNPPAYRTMTFGEFKRIYSVVKLGLSLNLTTNLKDVQKQV; translated from the exons ATGGAGAAGATGCTCCACGCAGCCCCCGTCCACGCGACGCTCCCGGAGTGCTTCATCTTCCCGTCCGACAAGCTCCCGCAGGCCAAGTCCACCTCCGGCGCGGTCTCCCTGCCCATCATCGACCTGTCCCTCGGCCGCGACGAGGTCCGGCGCGCCATCCTCCATGCCGGCAAGGAGATCGGCTTCTTCCAG GTGGTGAACCACGGCGTGTCCCTGGAGGCGATGCGGGACATGGAGGCGGTGTGCCAGGAGTTCTTCGCGCTGCCGGCGGAGGACAAGGCCGGGCTCTACTCCGAGGACACGGGGAAGGCGACGCGGATCTACTCCAGCACCATGTTCGACACGGGCGCCGAGAAGTACTGGCGCGACTGCCtccgcctcgcctgctccttcCCGGACGTCGGCGACAGCCCCCGCGGCTGGCCCGACAAGCCGGCCAGGCTCCGGGAGGTCGTCGAGCGGTTCACGGCGCAGACGCGCGGGCTCGGGATGCACATCCTCCGCCTCCTCTGCGAGGGCCTGGGCCTCCGCCCGGACTACCTCGACGGCGACATCAGCGGCGGCGACGTCGTGCTCCACGTCAACCACTACCCGCCCTGCCCCGACCCGACCGCCACGCTCGGCCTCCCGCCGCACTGCGACCGCAACCTCCTCACCTTGCTCCTCCCCAGCATGGTCCGTGGCCTCGAGGTCTCCTACAATGGCGACTGGATCAAGGTTGACCCCGTCGCCGGCGCCTTCGTCGTCAACTTCGGATGCCAACTTGAG GTTGTGACGAATGGGACGCTGAAGAGCATCGAGCACCGGGTGATGACGAACCTGGGGGTGGCGAGGACGACGGTGGCCACGTTCATCATGCCGACCACGGACTGCCTCATCGGCCCCGCCGCAGAGTTCCTCAGCGACGACAACCCGCCGGCGTACCGCACCATGACGTTCGGAGAGTTCAAGCGCATCTACAGCGTCGTCAAGCTGGGGTTGTCGCTCAACCTCACCACGAATCTCAAGGACGTGCAGAAGCAGGTCTGA